The region CAAAGGTGAAAGCGTTGTTGAGCAGGTTGAGCAGCACCTGACGAATGCGGCGCGCATCCGCCTGCACGCGGCGGAACTGGTGCAGGCGGATGTCGAGTACCAACTCCATATGCTGTTCGCGCGCGATGCCGGCGCAGGCGGTGACTGCGCCTTCCACCAACTGTTGCAAGTCCAGCGCTTCGGCCTGCAGCTTCGGCGGCCGACGGGTGAGCGGGTCTTCCAAGACATCAGAAAGCAGTGCCCGCAGGTTTTCGTTGGATTGGCGCAGCAATGACAGGTACAGCTGTTGTTCGTGGCTCGGTTGGGTATTTTCCAGCAGTTCCAAATAGCCGCTCATGGCGTTCAGCGGCGTGTGCAGTTCCCGGCTGATGGTGGTCAGCAGCTCGCCGCGCGCATGGCTTTCCTGCTCCGCCCGTTCGCGCTGGCCTTCCAGCGTTCGCTGCTGGATAGCGGCATCGGTGAGCGCTTGCTCAGTGGCTTCGCGCTCGCGAATGTCTTGCTGCAGGGTGGCGCGCATTTGGTTGATGGCATGGACAATGTCGTCCAGCTCGTCGCGGTGGTGATGGCGCCGGTCCAGAGCCAGCGGTCGGTGCAGACGGTCCAACGTCAGCGAGCGGGCGTAGTTGGAAATAGTGGTCAGATGACGGGTGAGCAAGTGCCGCACCAGCGCCAGAATCAGCAGCGCGAGCACCGCGGTTTTGAGCGTCTGAAACAACGCGATGAACACCGCGTGGCGCGCCACGTCGTGGTAGATGCTGTTGCGATTAAGGTGAATCTCCAGATCGCCGATGTTGATCGCGCGGCCGTCGGAGCGGCGGTAAACCAGCGGATAGCGCTGCTGCAGCTCGTTGTTTTGAGTCGTCGCAGACAGCGTGCCGGAGACAATCTGCTGTGGCTTGCCGCTCCAGTCGCTCCAGCGCACCGCGACGCCATCCACTTCCGGTAATTGGCGTAGGACGTCAATTTGGGTGTGCAGGTTGCCGGTGTCGAATTGCCACAGCGCGCTGGTAATGGCCGGCACGGATGACAGCCGCGCTTGGTCAAGGTTGCGCTCAAGATGAGAGACGCCGGCAGAGTACTCACGTGCAAGCAGCAGCCCGATCGCCACCAGTGTAATCAGCGAGCTGGCGAGCAGGATGCCGGTTACAAGGCGGATCGCCAGCGGGTGGTCCCGCCAGTAGCGTTTGAGACGTCCCACCATTCATCCCTCACAAAGGTGGTCGCGGCGCAGGCAGCACACAGTGTCTGTGGCGCAGAAGATGCCGCAGACGGCGCCCTGGCAGTCTGCGGTCGGCGCACTCTACGGCTGGGAAAGCTTTACCACAAGTTCACGCCGCCGTCGTTACGAAGTCGCTCCGGCCGGTACCAGGCTCAGGTGCGCGCGCTTGAGTCGGCGCGCCTTGATCTGCGCCAGCCGGGCATTGCAGTCGCGGAAGGTGCGGCTGATGCGGGTGGTGTTGTGGATGCGCGACATCTGCGGCCAGCTGACCTGCTCGCCGAGCCGGACGTAGCGGCGCACATCATCGACGCTGGGGTTGGCTAGCACTCGCAGCAATCCCAGCGGACGCCGTGGTGGAATCAGGTTGATGTCGCCGATGTAGTTTTGGGACAGTACCGAGCGTGCCTTGTCGAGCACCAGCGCCACATCGTTGGAACCGACACGGCGGATCAGCAGGTCGAGCCCATAGCCCGCATTCATGGCGGCGTTGCGCACCAACCAGTCGGTTAGCACCGGCAGCGTGCGCCGGGTATCGGCATTGCGCGACAGGAACGGCACCACATGTGGGTTGGTTTGGCTGACGATGGAATGGTTGATGCCATACAGCCGCGCCAATCGCTTGATCGGCAGGTCATCTTTGATCGA is a window of Alcanivorax sp. REN37 DNA encoding:
- a CDS encoding sensor histidine kinase, which produces MVGRLKRYWRDHPLAIRLVTGILLASSLITLVAIGLLLAREYSAGVSHLERNLDQARLSSVPAITSALWQFDTGNLHTQIDVLRQLPEVDGVAVRWSDWSGKPQQIVSGTLSATTQNNELQQRYPLVYRRSDGRAINIGDLEIHLNRNSIYHDVARHAVFIALFQTLKTAVLALLILALVRHLLTRHLTTISNYARSLTLDRLHRPLALDRRHHHRDELDDIVHAINQMRATLQQDIREREATEQALTDAAIQQRTLEGQRERAEQESHARGELLTTISRELHTPLNAMSGYLELLENTQPSHEQQLYLSLLRQSNENLRALLSDVLEDPLTRRPPKLQAEALDLQQLVEGAVTACAGIAREQHMELVLDIRLHQFRRVQADARRIRQVLLNLLNNAFTFAAGTALVVRVWEDNDNRLVTVAVEDSGAGVEADLIDQVFAPFAQGRQPSQRYRGSGLGLTVCKRLVEAMGGSIAVDNRPQGGASFHFSLPMKALGELPARTYNGQAVLVLAAHPAQQEALCGMLAHQGLTPQREFAQLAQCQLVLVCEQSWARFTPEQRRKLRRSNCPVRLVAPMEYRQMPVPLLPQPVTRTALDEVLGALGLGGPLSLPASLEHPS